The window TCTTTTATTTTAGCAATTTCTCAGACATCTTGGTGGTTTGCTGATCTAAACCCAGCTCCTTTTCGCTCATTCCCATTGCGAGTCCAACGAGTTGCAAAGCATAGAGAACGGGCAGATCAAAAGAGGTGCCAAACGCCTTGTTTATCTCGTATTGGCCACGATCAAGTTGCAAGTGGCAGAACGCACAGGGGTGAATTACACAATCTGCGCCCTCTTCGATCATACTCACCAACTTCTGACGTGTCCATTCTAAAGCCGTTGGGGTGTCCGCAGTTCGCACGCCGCCGCCGGCACCGCAACACATCAGCTTATCCTTGTAAACTGTTTCTTTTGCACCGATTGCCTTCACGATGTCCTCTAGAACGTTAGGTGTTTCCGCAGATCCATGCCCCCGCACCTCGCTCGGCTTGAGGAAGTGACACCCGTAATGTATCGCTACATTCACGTCCTTCATCGGCTTCGTTACTCGCTCTTTTAACCGATCTAGTCCAACCTCATCGTGAAGAACCACAATGGAATGATGCACCTCCGTAGTTCCCTTATATTCCCTTCCGGCTTTACCTAAAATCTCATTGACCTTTTCCTTTAACTTTGGATGCTCTTTAAGCAAATGGTCGGCTTCTTGCAGCGAGCCATAACATCCGTTGCACGTCACATAGATCTCAAGTCCCATTTCCTCCGCGATGGCGAGATTCCGCGCTGCAATAGGTAGCCATGTGTACATGTCAAAAGAGCCGAAGACACCAGGTGCCGGACAACAGGAAGCACCCACCATCTCTTTTGTCTCTATTCCAAATTCCTTAAAGACCTTCTTCGCCGATGCTTCTATTCCCGGATACCTGTTCGGTGTGATACAACCAAGGAAATAAGCATACTCCTTCGTTTCTTCGCTCATTTCTTCTCCTCCGCTTCTTTAAGGTTCATTTTACCCCAATCAAAATCAATCAGCTTATCGAAGCCCGTTTCTTTGCAGATTGTTTGTATTTGCTCCAGTTGTTCTTTGTATTTCTGCGTGGTTGGTGGCTGTGATTCCAGTCCGATCGATTCCCGTATCTTCATCTGGTCAGGACCGATCGGCACGCCATGGCCGGTTTTCAACGCATACACACCAATCATCCGATGGGGCACGGACATGTGTCCCTCCTTCGCGGCCAGGTTCCGTATCGTCCGTATGATATCCGTGCACTTTACCCCTTTCGGGCAGCGTTCATAGCACGTGTAACAGGTTGTACAGAACCACAGTTCAGGAGCGTTGAAAATCTCCTCTTTCATATCCTCCTGTGCCATCCGAAATAACTTTCGAGTTCGTAGTGCTGTAATTCGTCCTGATGGGCAGCCGCCAGTACACTTCCCGCACTGCACGCACTGCATCAGCGATTCCATGTGCTCTTCGCCAAAGACGCCTCCGCCCCATTCAATTATCTCATCCATTAATGTTCCCATTTGGGTGTTCCTCCATATTCTCTCTTTATCTATCGAGTACCTACCTCGTTATGGTTACAACTTTTCGGCTGTCCATATAAATAAGTTGCTCTTTTTCGTTAATGCACAACAACACTGTTGTTGCTACAGATTCACCATCTTCGCACCATCAATCTCGAAATCAAGTAGAGCCGCCGTTTTCCTTCCCGTGAGGTAACCACAGCACTCCCCGGGGTTAATCACCCACGTCGTCTCTCGGTCATCGGCTCTACCTGGATACTGCTCGATCACCACTTTATGCGTATGCCCAGAGATCACTGCATCGTACCTGCCCGATGTGGCCAGGGGTTCCACGATCTGCGGCTTGTGAGTCACAATGCTCTTTTTATCAGCGAAATCAAATTCATACGGGTCTTCGTAGAGCTCCCCCACCCATTCTTATTCGTAATCCTTCTTTAAACGCAGTTTATCACCGTCATTATTGCCGAAAAAACCTGCCTGTGAGGCTTTGAGTTTTTTAAACGGCTGCGAGGTAAATGGTGAGATAAAATCGCCCGCGTGAATCAGCAGTTCGATGCCTTCATCGTTAAAAATCGCTACTGCCTCGCCTATCGCATCAAGATTGTCATGTGTATCCGATATTATTCCCACTTTCATGCGTTCTCACTTTCACTTTAGCCATACCATATAATTTATTTTATATGCCTGTGGTGGTAAACACTAATAGTTAAATGGCTGATTCATACGCACGACGACGCTACACCATCGTTGGCATTGATCCGGGCACGACGGTGGGAATTGCCATGATCGACCTCCGGGGCAAACTGGTAGAAGTATTCAGCGCGAAGAATTATTCGATTTCAGATGCCATAGCATGGATCGCAGCGCGTGGAAGGCCTTTGATCGTCGCTTCTGACGTTACGCCTACACCCGCGATGGTGAAGAAGATAAGCAGTGTCTTCGCTTCTCCGGTTCATGACCTGGGCGAATCTCTGTCCACGGACGAGAAGATCGCACTGACGAAAGGCGAAGATTACGAATACAAAAACGCCCATGAGCGAGACGCATTAGCAGCCTGCGTTAACGCGTTCAAGCACTACAAGAGAAAATTCACACAGGTGCAGAAGAAGACGCCCGCGGGTGTAAATGTGGAAGTGGTAAAGGCGATGGTGGTACAAGGCGTGTCAATAAGCGCGGCCATAGACCGGCTGATCGCTCCTGAAGAGGAGAAAGAGCAAGTTACGGAAGAGCCAAGGCAGAGCGAGGGCGATAGCGGTGTGGAGCGTGAGCGGGATGGTAAAACGATCCTCAGATTACGTGGTCTCCTGAAGGATAAAGACGCGCGAATCGAGCTGCTGGAAGAACGCATAACAGCGCTCGAGACACGTTTAGAAGAAGGGGAGTGGGAGAGAGCACGCTTGAAGCGGAAACTCGATTCCACACGTTCAGCGAGTACGAGAGCGTTGAAAAAAGCGGAAGAGATACGAAAGCGGGACCGGGCGATTGAAAGCTTGAGAGCGGAAGTGAGAGCGCGCGAGCAGGAGAAAGCAGAGCTAAGGGGCATCATCGAGGCCCTGAAAGGCGGAGGGAAACGAGATGTACAGGGTGGAAAGAGGATTACGGTGATACAAACGTTCAGCCATGATGCGATCGTGGATGCCGATAAGAACTACGGGCTTAACAAAGGCGATGTCGTGTTCCTTAAAGACGGCAGTGGCGGTGGGGCAAGTACTGCGGAACTATTGGCGAAGAAAGGTATCGTTGCGGTAATCTACGGCAAAGAGCTCTCGCATTTCGCTGTTGATACCTTCTCTCAGTTTGATATTCCTACGTTCTCCACGCACGAGCTACCGCTGCTGTCAATCGGTGATGATGATGAAGAAGAGGGAGCGTTCGCTTTTGTGGATCTGCACCTTCTCAACGAGCGGATGGAAGAATGGAAGCGGGCGCGGCGGGAAAAGGAGGTGGTACTGCTAAATCGTTAACGCAAAGGCAGTCGGTCGTTTTCTCTCTGCACGTGTGTCTTTACTTAATCTTGACCGTTGAAGTAAGTCCCTCTGACTCTGCAAGCAAAGGCACGTTCGCCGCAGCACCTTGCCATCGCAATCATACTATTAGCTGCGTTGAGCGGTGGCTAAAGAGCTAAAGTAGGCCTTTAATTTGTTCATACCACATTTAAGGCACAGAACACGCACAGTTACAATTCGTACCGGGGCAACAAAGGAAAGAATCGTATCATTATAAATAGTGGCACGGCATTGTAAAGTAGCACAGGTGAATGAACAATGATAAGTGTGAATGAGTATGGACTGGACGTTTTTGAGGACATGATGGACCTTGCAGAGGATTTGCAGGTGGGCATAGCGGAGTTGGATAATGGGACAACGCTCATAGATGCAGGCGTGGAAGAAAAGGGGGGATTTGCAGCGGGGTTGTACGTTTCGCGGATATGTATGGCGGACCTTGCGGATATTACATTCAACAGTTTTGACCTTGGTAAATTGGTTGTGCCGGCGGTAGAACTTACCACCGACCATCCGGTGATCGCGTGCATGGCGTCACAATTCGCGGGATGGCGGATAAAAGTAGGGAAGTTCTTCGGTATGGGCTCGGGGCCTGCACGGGCACTTTCGCTCAATCCAAAAGAGCTGTACGAGGAGATAGATTATACGGACGACGCAGATGAGGCGGTGCTGGTTCTGGAAAGCAACACGATGCCGGATGCTGAGGTGACGGCGGCGATAGCGAAGGCATGCACGGTGGAGCCAGAAGATCTTTACATCGTGGTTGTGCCAACGGCATCCATTGCAGGCTCTGTGCAGATATCCGCGCGTGGTATAGAAACCGGCGTACACCGGCTCGAAGTGCTCGGTCTTGATATAAACCGCATAAAACACGCGCACGGCCTCATCCCGATCTCACCCCTCGTCGGTGACGATCTGAAATGCATGGGCTCGACCAATGATTGCATCATGTACTGCGGTCGCATGTATTATTCGATAGATTACGAGGACGTAGAGGAATTGAAAGGCTACGTAAAGAGCGTCCCGTCAATGAACTCGAAGGATTACGGCAAGCCGTTTTACGTTACCTTTAAAGAGGCGGAATTCGACTTCTATAAGATCGATGCCGCTTCGTTCGCACCTGCGGAGGTCACCGTGAACGAATTGAACAGTGGTAAGACGTTCACCAGCGGGAAGATTAATCCGGAGGTGTTATTGGAGTCTTTTGGTGTGGAGTCGATATAATCAATCCTTTCGGGATTCTAAGAAGCTTTAGGCGTCAGAGAAGACGTCAGTGTATACAGCTAGCTCGAAGAGCCGAGAAAGAGGTTCAGCACAGCAGCCACACCTCTTCCTCTCCTTCTTCTTTTCTTCTTTTTAGTTTACCGTGATATGCCATATTCTCCACTACGTCCTTGAGCTGATAATAGGGCACATAAAAGTCAAATTTTTCCCTCAGAGCAGCCCGTAATGCACGCACGCTCAGCCCCTGCCCCTCGTTCGCAATGATCTTCTCAGATAATTCCATCACGTCCTCATGAAAGCTCCAGGGATAGATGATCCAGGTCCAATCGCTCATAAGCTCGCCGTAGAAATCAGGAACGTACGAGGAAGAGGTTTTGTGGTGCATCGTTACGGTTTTTACCTCCCGTGCACCCAGGGATTCAACATACTCGACGACCAGTTTTAGGCTATCGCCAGTGTCAGTGACGTCATCGGCGATTAACACGCGTTTCCCGCTCAGCATCTCGCGTGCTTTCTCGTCAAGCCCGTATTTCAGCAGTGCGTCGCCCGTAATCGTGGCGGCTAGCCCCCAGTGCTCCATCTTCAAACTGAGCAGATCTTTGAGCAGAAAGAAATCACAGAGCACGCGAGCTAAATACCAGCCGCCTCGCGCCACGCCAACAATAATCTCCGGCTTGAAGCCCGAGGCCTTTATCTCCTCGCCCGCATCCTTGCAAAGGTCGTAGGCACAGTTCCAATCAACGAACGTGCAGCTAAATTTCTCTTGCATGACTTACGACTCACTCCTTCTCGTTTCACCCGCAGGTGGTATATCCCTACTATTTTTGTCTGCGTATATAAGGGTTTTGTATGATGATGAACGAAGAAGAGCGAAAGGTGGAAGAGCGCAGGAAAGAAGATCTGGACGAGATAGTGGCAAGCAAAGAGACGCAGAAGTATCTTATTGATACCCTTGAGGCTTTGGTCAGGATACCAACGTTCGTGCCGCCTGGCGAACATTACGGCGAGATAATTGATTGGCTCATTCCTAGTTTCAACGATCTTGGATTCACATGCGACCGAATAGAGATGCCTGCGGATATTTATGAGACGCGGCAAAAGAGTGCGGAATTGAGCGGTGCGCGAGTCAACCTGCTTGCTACCAAGGATTACGGCGCAGAAGAGAGTGTGGATATTTACACGCATCTGGATGTCGTTCCGGCGGGAGAAGGCTGGAGCACGCCGCCCTTTGAGCCTGTAATTAAGGACGGCAGAATATACGGGCGCGGTGTCGCGGATTCGAAAGGAAGCGTCGCTGCACTATTAACCGCACTGCGCATTATGGCCGAGCAGGGTCTGGAGAGCAGGTACAATATCCAGGTTGCGTTGACTACGGATGAAGAGATAGGGCTTTATTCCGGGTTGTGCTTCTTTGCCGATGACGGCCTCTTGAAGGGCGATTATTTACTGTGCATGGATACCAATAATGAGGGTGTCTGCGTGGCAACGAACGGTGTGATGAACTGGGAGATGAAGGTGCACGGGCGATCGTGCCACAGCTCGATGCCATTTCTGGGTGTGAATGCGGTAGAAAACGCAGCGCTCGTGATTCGGGAGTTAGAAGCCCTGAAGAAAGACGTTGAGCGCAGGGAATCGGAGGCGCCCGCCAGCCCACAGATGACGGAACAGACGGGCCGGAAACACATAACGTCCGTTTTTAACGTTACAATGATAAACGGCGGTGTGAAGGAGAATCTGATACCTCCGAGCTGCACCGTGCGGGGCGACCGGCGCTACATCCCCGAAGAAGTGGAAGAAGAGGTAGTAAAGGAGTTTGAAGCAGCGGTAGAAGCGATAAAGAGTAAGCACGGAATTGCGCTGGATTTGTATCCGAAGCCGGGATTCCCGCCTATGTTCACCGATCCTGATGACAAATGGGTAAAGCGTGTGCAGGTTGCGGCAACGGATGCTTTTGGCGTTTCCAAAGGAGTAATAGGCGTGCAGGGTGGTCTGGACGTAGCGTATGCAGTACAACGAACGAAGCAGCCGGTGTGCGCATTCAGTGTTGGTAATTGGATGGAAAGCAACGCACACGGCCCTGACGAGAACGTCAGGCTAAGCGATTTAACAAACTACGTGAAGTTTTTGGTACGGCTGCTGACGTAAATTCCGGACGCAACCATCCCTGCTCACCATCCGCCTCGCTGCGCTCACGAGAATAAATAGTTCTATCTGGCGGTACTTACACACTCTGTCTCTTGCGAGACGAGTTTTGTTGCAAAAGAGCCATCGAAATGAAGGGCGATTTCACGTATCGCAGCCCCTATTGAGTCTGACGCATGTACGACGTTGCGCCGCAGGTCTATCCCGTAATCGCCACGTATGGTCCCCGGCTCCGCTTCTTTTGGATCTGTTGTGCCTGCCATTTCTCTCACACGGCGATCACGTTTTCGCCATCGATCACCATTCATTGATACCGTTAGTGCGGATATACTATGGGAAACGAAACCCTCGAAGAACTTCCTTTGCGATACCTGCGATAAGACCACTCAGCGCGTAGGGCGTATTTATGGATGTAGCCAAGAACAGCCCAATGAGTTGGGTTCACCAGCTCTGTAAAGACAGTCGTGACCAAGCTTGTGGACCCTAAGAGCAGTATATTCTTCATTTATCTGCCTCTGAAATTATTCGTATGAAAACTATGAACACATATAAAAATATGCCTTGACTATTTAATAACGGGGATTTATATTTTTGATGGTATATATATTAGACAATTCTATTGAAAATCAAACCAGAAGGTGTGCAAGCAATGACCGAAGCAACAGAGAAGCCGCAATACACAATGATTATTCTGAAGCCCGACGCACTGGTGAAATCCTTGGTTGGGAGCATCCTCTCCCGCCTTTTAGAAGCACGCCTGAGGATTGTTGGTGCAAAGGTTGTCAAAGTATCTCGGGAACGTGCGGAGCAGCATTACGCGCATTTAAAAGACGAACCGTTTTTTGATGACCTTTATGAATACTTTTCCGGTAAAACCTATGGTCCAAAGTATGAACGCGTACTTGTGTTTGTGTCCACAGGGGAGGACGCAATCTCAAAAGTGCGAAGGATCGCTGGTGCAACGAATCCACTCGACGCAGACCCGATATCCATCCGCGGAGCATACGGCAGGATTAATAAACAAGGCATCATGGAGAACGTGATCCATTGCTCAGACTCCGAAGAATCCGCAAAAAAAGAAATCCACCTTTGGTTCAATCCCGATGAAATTGTTGAAGAGATCTATCCCACCAAAAAAGTCATTAAGAACAATTGCGAAGTGATTGAATGGGCATAGTGCGTTCCGTTCATGTGTCAATGCGTGAATTCATTGATGTGACTGGCTTACTCATCAAAAACGTTCTTTCTTTCACTCTTTCGTCTCTTCTTCACTCTTACATGTGTCTCTTCTGATCATGAATACTGTAACTATACTTCTCCTGCATCGTTAAAATCCTTAATTCAGAAATAGCTCTTAATTAACTCCACGTTGCGCTCCAGCTCTTCATAATCCATCTCCTTTCGCTCTCGATTCTTCCAAAAAGTCTCTACCAGCAGATACTTATAGGTGGTGGCTTTCAAGAGCTTGAATACCTCATCGAGGTCCAAGTCCCCTGTACCAAGTGCTAGATGATCTCGCACTACATTTCCGGTGCAAGCGCAATCGTGCACGTGCACCACCAGTATCTTCTGACCACATTTGTCTATCCATTTCTTCAGGTAATCCAGATAGCCCCCGTCACCCGTTTTGGTCTTTGAGTGGCGTGCTTCCGCCTTTATCGCATGTCCTATATCGAAGGTGAACTGCAGATGGGGGTAGAAGCGCGAAAGCGCATCGTGTATCAGGTCGGACTTATCAAACGGGACTAACTCATTCTCCACGCAGATGGGTATACCAAACTCGGAAGCCAGTCGCGTTAGCTCCTCGCATCTTCCCAGACTTTTCTGTTTTATCTGCGGTCGCACGTCCTCGAGCTTGTAGGTGGTTACTCGTGGATGCAGATGGCAATTGTAGTACAACGATCGCGGTAGAAACACGGCGGAAAACGCCATACAGTTTCTTAAAACGGTCATGCTCGCATCTGCTATCTCATCCCGCGGATGCGCTACGGGTGTATCAATCGGCGAATGGAATCCGATTTTCAAACCAAACTCCTCTACCAGCTGCTTTAGCTCTTCTCGCTCCGCTTTGGGCATGCTATCGGGCAGCGGATAATCAAGCGAAAACTCGATGTAATCCAGGCCAAGTTTGTAAAGCTCTTTCAGTGTCGTCTGGAATGGTCTGTTTCCGTACCATACTGGTGCACCTAATAAAACGCCCATTTGTTTGTTACCCCCCCTCAAAGCGGGTCTTTAACTGTCACGTCCCCTACGACTGCCAAACGAATTTCACGGCGCTTTCCGTTTCACGATTAACGTTAACCCGTCGCGATCTATTATTTCCACTTTTTCACCCCCGGATATCCGGTCACCGGCCACAGTTCGAGCGTTCCAGATTTCGCCTCGTAATTTCACCGTGCCTTCGTCCTCGTTAATTTCTGTCTCCGCCTTCGTTACTCGTCCGATAAGCTCTTCGCCACCTACTTGCGCTCGTCGCTTTCTCAGCTTCAGCACGGCGCCCATAGCGAAGAAGAAGAAAGCTGCGGATGCTATCGCAAAGCCAATTATCGTCAATGCGAAACCCCCGAACCAGCCGGACTCAGGACTAATGAGAAAAGGCTCTTTCGGTAAGATTAAGGCTCCGATGATCAGGCATACGGCGCCACCCGTCGTGAGTATGCCAAAGGTAGGCGTAAGCGCCTCCGCAATGAACAGCAGAACAGCGACGACAATCAGGAGTATTCCAAACACGTTTACCTCGAACAGTCCTATGCCGTACAGCGCTAAAATCAGGCAGATTGCACCGATCATTTCCGGTACGTAGGTCCCCGGAGACATAAAGCCGAAGATCAGCCCGTATATGCCAACCATTAGCAGAATAACTGCTATTTGTGGATCACTCAGCGTTTCTAACAGCGAAGATCGCACCGTTTTCTCCTTGATGTGGAGAGATGCGCCTTTTGTCGCTATTGTTCTGTTCTCAGTGCCTATTTTAACGGTCATGCCATCAACCGTGTTTAAAAGCGCTGTTTCGTCCTCTGCAATGAGATCAATTATTCCTCGTTCCAACGCGAGATTCTCGTTGAGCGCATCGTTATCGGTAACAAAGCGCTTGGCTTGCGTTGCGTTTCTACCCCGCGATGCTGCAATGCTCTCGATATGTCCTGCGAAGAAGTTTATGGTTTTCTCATCCGCGGCCTTTCGCCCTTCTACACCGATTTCGACCGGCATTGCCGCTCCGGTTGTCGTTCCGGGCGACATCGCGGCGATGTTCCCCGAAATGAGGATAAATGAGCCTGCGGATGCCGCTATTGCGCCTTTTGGTGCTACGTACGTAATCACAGGCATATCTAAATTCAGGATCGCTTCGGTTATTTTCAGCGTAGAACCAACGATCCCGCCAGGCGTATCGAGTTCAATCAATGCCGCTTCGGCCCCCATCTCCTCTGCTTCTCGTAAGCCCTCAACGATGTCTAAGGCCGTGCCTTCGGTAATTGTGCCTTCGATTCTTATCACGTAAATTACGTGTTCGTTGCCGATAACGGCACCCACCGATGGTGTAATCAAAGCACTTGCAATGCTAACGAGAACAAGGCTAAGAAGAATCACACGCACAAGCTTGCTGGTCATCTGTGAAAAGCCTCCTTTGCGTTCTATACTATATATGTCACAACAACACTTATGAAAGTTTGTTTGCACTGGCACTTTTCGGTAAAACCCATCTTGAATACCTTCACAAACCTATTCTTCTAAAAAAATCGCGGAGGGATGGTTTGGGGGTCTGGTCCCTTACTGCTACATGAAATCACTCAAGGCTTTCTGCTTCTCTGGTGCGACGGGAAAGAGCGCTTGTATATCCTTGTCTAAGAGTTCCAGCCGTTGCCTTGTATAACTGGATACATGGTACTCCTCTGCGATGCGGAGCGAGACAGCGAGATACTTTCGGATGCTCGCCGCATGCACGGTGGGAACGATCTTACTGCCGCATCGCGTGCATACGCCACTCAGCGGTATCCGCCGGTATTTTGTGTTGCATTTGCTACACCGCATCTTCTGTGACCCAAACGCACGGAGGTTTCCTTTGATGTCGCGCAGGAAATGGTTATCGATAACGGTTTCTGCGACTTCGCTCTCATTTACCGCGCGTATCATCCGTGCCAACCGCAGTTGCGCCTCCATCTTCTCCACCATCGTATCCAGTTGCTTATAGAGCGAATTAACAGGACCTGCCGCGATATCTGAGGTTTCATGCGTATAGCCGAATCCGTACACATCCTTCGGTTCCTCTATCCTACTCGCTGCGGTCTCTATCTCCACCTCTTTCGGTGACTTACCCGCACATGCCGCTTCGTAGAACTCCAGCGGATACTCGCGTGCTGTAGAGACGTTGTGCGCTTCCTTGTCCACCTCCTTCGGATTGAGGAACGGTATGAGCACAAGCGGGGCATCCATCTTACCACCTCTTTTCTCCGGTAGGAATGACAGTGAGAAATTGAGCAGTGCATCCAAAAGGAGCAGAACTGAATCTTCGTCACCATCGCAATTCCGGCGTTTCGCGGCATGGAAAAACGGATGCGCATAACATGCCGAAGCCGTTGTGAATCCTATTATCCTGCCTAATATCCCCGCAGAGGTGTGCGGTGCCAGACCGAGCACGAGATGCCCGATGAGGTCTTCCTTAACTGATGTGCTGTAATAAGGCGCTAAGCCATAGAATTGCGAGAGCAGCGAGTCCACAAACTGTGACACCTTCAGCAAATACGATGCGGCGTCAACCGAAATAATAATATCCTGCTGCTTGAGCTCGACCACCTGCGTCCCGGTCTGCAACACCTCGCCGTTCGTATCGTACGAATAGCCCAACTCACGCGCCTTTTTCACGCTCAAGCCGATCTCGTTGGGTTTGAAATGCGTGAGTGGCAAATTCGTGAAGTCGTAGCGGATCGTGCCGTCCTTGAACACGACTACGTCATGCTTCGCCCTCAAAATCCCCTTTCCGAGATGTTCAGCCACTTTCTGCTTTGATATAAGCCCCTTTACGCATTTCACGTCCAATTTGCTCGTGTTCGTATGATCCTCGCCCATTCGCTTCATCGTCTTCTGATAATAGCTCCGCAACGCAATGCTCTTCTTTGCAGTTCCGTTTCTATTCTGCGTTTTGTTGGTTACCGTCGTCGTTTTGC of the Methanomicrobia archaeon genome contains:
- the hdrB gene encoding CoB--CoM heterodisulfide reductase subunit B gives rise to the protein MSEETKEYAYFLGCITPNRYPGIEASAKKVFKEFGIETKEMVGASCCPAPGVFGSFDMYTWLPIAARNLAIAEEMGLEIYVTCNGCYGSLQEADHLLKEHPKLKEKVNEILGKAGREYKGTTEVHHSIVVLHDEVGLDRLKERVTKPMKDVNVAIHYGCHFLKPSEVRGHGSAETPNVLEDIVKAIGAKETVYKDKLMCCGAGGGVRTADTPTALEWTRQKLVSMIEEGADCVIHPCAFCHLQLDRGQYEINKAFGTSFDLPVLYALQLVGLAMGMSEKELGLDQQTTKMSEKLLK
- the hdrC gene encoding CoB--CoM heterodisulfide reductase subunit C, which produces MGTLMDEIIEWGGGVFGEEHMESLMQCVQCGKCTGGCPSGRITALRTRKLFRMAQEDMKEEIFNAPELWFCTTCYTCYERCPKGVKCTDIIRTIRNLAAKEGHMSVPHRMIGVYALKTGHGVPIGPDQMKIRESIGLESQPPTTQKYKEQLEQIQTICKETGFDKLIDFDWGKMNLKEAEEKK
- a CDS encoding DUF460 domain-containing protein — its product is MADSYARRRYTIVGIDPGTTVGIAMIDLRGKLVEVFSAKNYSISDAIAWIAARGRPLIVASDVTPTPAMVKKISSVFASPVHDLGESLSTDEKIALTKGEDYEYKNAHERDALAACVNAFKHYKRKFTQVQKKTPAGVNVEVVKAMVVQGVSISAAIDRLIAPEEEKEQVTEEPRQSEGDSGVERERDGKTILRLRGLLKDKDARIELLEERITALETRLEEGEWERARLKRKLDSTRSASTRALKKAEEIRKRDRAIESLRAEVRAREQEKAELRGIIEALKGGGKRDVQGGKRITVIQTFSHDAIVDADKNYGLNKGDVVFLKDGSGGGASTAELLAKKGIVAVIYGKELSHFAVDTFSQFDIPTFSTHELPLLSIGDDDEEEGAFAFVDLHLLNERMEEWKRARREKEVVLLNR
- the mch gene encoding methenyltetrahydromethanopterin cyclohydrolase, producing the protein MISVNEYGLDVFEDMMDLAEDLQVGIAELDNGTTLIDAGVEEKGGFAAGLYVSRICMADLADITFNSFDLGKLVVPAVELTTDHPVIACMASQFAGWRIKVGKFFGMGSGPARALSLNPKELYEEIDYTDDADEAVLVLESNTMPDAEVTAAIAKACTVEPEDLYIVVVPTASIAGSVQISARGIETGVHRLEVLGLDINRIKHAHGLIPISPLVGDDLKCMGSTNDCIMYCGRMYYSIDYEDVEELKGYVKSVPSMNSKDYGKPFYVTFKEAEFDFYKIDAASFAPAEVTVNELNSGKTFTSGKINPEVLLESFGVESI
- a CDS encoding phosphoribosyltransferase, with translation MQEKFSCTFVDWNCAYDLCKDAGEEIKASGFKPEIIVGVARGGWYLARVLCDFFLLKDLLSLKMEHWGLAATITGDALLKYGLDEKAREMLSGKRVLIADDVTDTGDSLKLVVEYVESLGAREVKTVTMHHKTSSSYVPDFYGELMSDWTWIIYPWSFHEDVMELSEKIIANEGQGLSVRALRAALREKFDFYVPYYQLKDVVENMAYHGKLKRRKEEGEEEVWLLC
- a CDS encoding ArgE/DapE family deacylase, whose protein sequence is MNEEERKVEERRKEDLDEIVASKETQKYLIDTLEALVRIPTFVPPGEHYGEIIDWLIPSFNDLGFTCDRIEMPADIYETRQKSAELSGARVNLLATKDYGAEESVDIYTHLDVVPAGEGWSTPPFEPVIKDGRIYGRGVADSKGSVAALLTALRIMAEQGLESRYNIQVALTTDEEIGLYSGLCFFADDGLLKGDYLLCMDTNNEGVCVATNGVMNWEMKVHGRSCHSSMPFLGVNAVENAALVIRELEALKKDVERRESEAPASPQMTEQTGRKHITSVFNVTMINGGVKENLIPPSCTVRGDRRYIPEEVEEEVVKEFEAAVEAIKSKHGIALDLYPKPGFPPMFTDPDDKWVKRVQVAATDAFGVSKGVIGVQGGLDVAYAVQRTKQPVCAFSVGNWMESNAHGPDENVRLSDLTNYVKFLVRLLT
- a CDS encoding nucleoside-diphosphate kinase; translated protein: MTEATEKPQYTMIILKPDALVKSLVGSILSRLLEARLRIVGAKVVKVSRERAEQHYAHLKDEPFFDDLYEYFSGKTYGPKYERVLVFVSTGEDAISKVRRIAGATNPLDADPISIRGAYGRINKQGIMENVIHCSDSEESAKKEIHLWFNPDEIVEEIYPTKKVIKNNCEVIEWA
- a CDS encoding sugar phosphate isomerase/epimerase, with translation MGVLLGAPVWYGNRPFQTTLKELYKLGLDYIEFSLDYPLPDSMPKAEREELKQLVEEFGLKIGFHSPIDTPVAHPRDEIADASMTVLRNCMAFSAVFLPRSLYYNCHLHPRVTTYKLEDVRPQIKQKSLGRCEELTRLASEFGIPICVENELVPFDKSDLIHDALSRFYPHLQFTFDIGHAIKAEARHSKTKTGDGGYLDYLKKWIDKCGQKILVVHVHDCACTGNVVRDHLALGTGDLDLDEVFKLLKATTYKYLLVETFWKNRERKEMDYEELERNVELIKSYF
- a CDS encoding nodulation protein NfeD; translated protein: MTSKLVRVILLSLVLVSIASALITPSVGAVIGNEHVIYVIRIEGTITEGTALDIVEGLREAEEMGAEAALIELDTPGGIVGSTLKITEAILNLDMPVITYVAPKGAIAASAGSFILISGNIAAMSPGTTTGAAMPVEIGVEGRKAADEKTINFFAGHIESIAASRGRNATQAKRFVTDNDALNENLALERGIIDLIAEDETALLNTVDGMTVKIGTENRTIATKGASLHIKEKTVRSSLLETLSDPQIAVILLMVGIYGLIFGFMSPGTYVPEMIGAICLILALYGIGLFEVNVFGILLIVVAVLLFIAEALTPTFGILTTGGAVCLIIGALILPKEPFLISPESGWFGGFALTIIGFAIASAAFFFFAMGAVLKLRKRRAQVGGEELIGRVTKAETEINEDEGTVKLRGEIWNARTVAGDRISGGEKVEIIDRDGLTLIVKRKAP